A genomic stretch from Streptomyces fungicidicus includes:
- a CDS encoding universal stress protein, with product MELPLVVGVDGSDPSLAAVDWAVDEAARHGLPLRLVHASLWERYEGRVPSFARERPPGEVLAQHIVASAAERARQRGPGTEVSVDVLPDDPVSALLAAGHEAWALVMGSRGRGELAGLLLGSVGLGVSARAMCPVVVVRGGERNLRGAFGRVVVGVGDLPHSLGAVRFAFREAEARGAILHAVRAWRTPAPGHAAGRPTDDGTSAHEERASAGLAEALTQAVQEHPDVDVRRTPAEGPAHKVLLEAAADADLVVVGALRRHGHSGLQLGRVAHTLLHHAECPVAVVPQRV from the coding sequence TGGACTGGGCGGTCGACGAGGCGGCGCGGCACGGCCTGCCCCTGCGGCTGGTGCACGCCTCGCTGTGGGAACGGTACGAGGGCAGGGTCCCGTCGTTCGCGCGGGAACGTCCCCCCGGAGAGGTCCTCGCCCAGCACATCGTCGCCTCCGCGGCGGAACGCGCCCGGCAGCGCGGGCCGGGGACCGAGGTGTCGGTCGACGTGCTCCCCGACGACCCCGTGTCCGCGCTGCTGGCGGCGGGCCACGAGGCGTGGGCGCTGGTCATGGGGTCCCGCGGGCGGGGCGAGCTGGCCGGGCTGCTGCTGGGGTCGGTCGGCCTCGGCGTGTCCGCCCGCGCGATGTGTCCCGTCGTCGTGGTCCGCGGCGGGGAGCGGAACCTGCGGGGAGCCTTCGGACGCGTGGTCGTCGGGGTCGGCGACCTGCCGCACAGCCTGGGCGCCGTGCGGTTCGCCTTCCGGGAGGCCGAGGCGCGCGGCGCGATCCTGCACGCCGTGCGGGCCTGGCGCACCCCGGCTCCCGGGCACGCGGCCGGCCGCCCCACGGACGACGGCACCTCCGCGCACGAGGAACGCGCGTCCGCCGGCCTCGCCGAGGCGCTGACCCAGGCCGTACAGGAACACCCGGACGTCGACGTGCGGCGCACACCCGCCGAGGGCCCCGCCCACAAGGTCCTCCTGGAGGCGGCGGCCGACGCCGACCTGGTCGTCGTCGGAGCCCTGCGGCGGCACGGCCACTCCGGTCTGCAGCTCGGCAGGGTCGCCCACACCCTGCTGCACCACGCCGAGTGCCCGGTCGCCGTCGTCCCGCAACGGGTCTGA